One Gavia stellata isolate bGavSte3 chromosome 20, bGavSte3.hap2, whole genome shotgun sequence genomic region harbors:
- the COMMD7 gene encoding COMM domain-containing protein 7, producing MGLLNFTRDPVPEAVSGDMHNLNQLSAQQFSALTEVLFRFLTEPKEVERFLTQLSDFATMNKISLGPLKNIVKSILLVPNGALKRNLSSEQVRADFIALGLSEEKASYFAEQWKVNSPTLTRLAVGQTLMINQLIDMEWKFGVTAGSSELEKVGSIFLQLKLVIKKGSQMENVYIELTLPQFYSFLHEMERVKTSLESFS from the exons ATGGGGCTGCTCAACTTCACCCGCGACCCGGTGCCGGAGGCGGTGAGCGGCGACATGCACAACCTCAACCAGCTCAGCGCCCAg CAATTCTCAGCGCTGACTGAAGTGCTCTTCCGCTTTCTAACAGAGCCCAAGGAG GTAGAAAGGTTTCTGACTCAGCTCTCCGACTTTGCCACCATGAATAAAATCAGCTTGGGCCCCCTGAAAAACATTGTCAAAAGTATTCTTCTGGTACCTAACG GTGCCCTGAAGAGGAATTTGTCTTCCGAACAAGTCAGAGCAGATTTTATTGCTCTAG GCCTCAGTGAAGAGAAAGCCAGTTATTTTGCAGAACag TGGAAGGTGAATTCCCCCACCCTAACACGCCTGGCTGTTGGTCAGACGCTGATGATTAACCAGCTGATAGATATGGAGTGGAAGTTTGGAG TGACTGCTGGGAGCAGTGAACTGGAAAAAGTGGGAAGTATCTTCTTACAG CTGAAGCTGGTGATTAAAAAAGGGAGCCAAATGGAAAACGTATATATAG agctaACTTTGCCCCAGTTCTACAGTTTTCTGCATGAAATGGAACGGGTCAAAACCAGTCTGGAAAGCTTCAGCTGA